One window of the Sulfurospirillum oryzae genome contains the following:
- a CDS encoding winged helix-turn-helix transcriptional regulator, with the protein MKRKSYNEMPCPIAQCLEHIGEWWSLLIIRDAFRGLKRFDEFQKSLGIAPNILTRRLNDLVDSGILERQSYGESTKRYEYVLSKQGKDLYPLMVVMFEWGDKHSAPKGLKSHFINIKTGEIAEPVLIDKKTGQEMTLDAYEATFVSNNG; encoded by the coding sequence ATGAAACGAAAAAGTTACAATGAAATGCCATGCCCCATAGCCCAATGTTTGGAGCATATTGGAGAGTGGTGGAGTTTGCTCATTATTAGAGATGCCTTTAGGGGGCTTAAACGATTTGATGAATTTCAAAAAAGCCTCGGCATTGCGCCCAATATACTGACACGAAGGCTTAACGACCTTGTAGACTCTGGAATTTTAGAACGCCAGAGTTATGGAGAAAGCACGAAACGTTATGAATATGTTTTATCCAAACAAGGTAAAGATTTGTACCCTTTAATGGTCGTTATGTTTGAATGGGGAGATAAACACTCTGCCCCAAAAGGTCTAAAAAGCCACTTCATCAATATTAAAACGGGAGAAATTGCAGAACCTGTTTTAATCGACAAAAAAACAGGACAGGAGATGACTCTTGATGCCTATGAGGCAACTTTTGTATCAAACAACGGATAA
- a CDS encoding SDR family oxidoreductase: MNMTHNTILITGGTSGIGYELARQLCESNTVIITGRNQEKLDQAKANLKNVHTFQCDVANPQEIINLHQAVTTQFPALNIVVNNAGIMKKIDLQQEVDLLTLTQEIDINVNGVLRMCTQFLPHLKQQKNAAIINVSSALAFVPFVSTPVYCATKAALHSYTQSLRVQLRNTKVKIFELAPPAIETPLINEFDASEQESMSIMNVTKLAKLAIEGIKSDEEEIRPGQSNLLKMMSRIAPSFALNMLNKAYISTHS, encoded by the coding sequence ATGAATATGACACATAATACAATCCTCATTACAGGTGGAACAAGCGGCATTGGCTATGAGCTGGCTCGTCAACTTTGCGAAAGCAACACAGTCATCATAACGGGGCGCAATCAAGAAAAACTGGATCAGGCTAAAGCCAACTTAAAAAATGTTCACACATTTCAATGCGATGTAGCCAATCCTCAAGAGATAATCAATTTGCATCAAGCCGTCACAACACAGTTTCCTGCCCTTAATATCGTGGTGAACAATGCGGGGATAATGAAAAAAATTGATTTGCAACAAGAGGTTGACCTGCTGACACTCACACAAGAGATCGATATCAATGTAAACGGTGTTCTACGCATGTGTACACAGTTTTTGCCTCATTTGAAACAGCAAAAAAATGCGGCAATTATCAATGTTTCATCGGCACTTGCTTTTGTTCCTTTTGTGAGTACACCAGTATATTGTGCAACGAAAGCAGCACTACACTCTTATACACAATCGTTACGCGTTCAATTGCGCAATACTAAGGTCAAAATTTTTGAATTAGCACCACCTGCTATAGAGACACCATTAATTAATGAATTTGACGCGAGTGAACAAGAAAGTATGTCAATTATGAATGTCACAAAATTGGCCAAGTTAGCAATAGAAGGCATTAAGAGTGATGAAGAAGAGATAAGGCCAGGGCAGAGTAATCTCCTTAAAATGATGAGTCGCATCGCTCCAAGTTTTGCACTTAATATGCTCAATAAAGCGTATATATCAACGCATTCGTAA
- the fabF gene encoding beta-ketoacyl-ACP synthase II, whose amino-acid sequence MHEVVITGYGMINGVGNNANDAFSALLAGKSGVDIISHFDASNEKVRIACEVKNFNPDDVMDKKEQKKADRFIHLGLQAVAEAMQRANIKIEDIDRDRFGVCGATGIGGLPTIEKNVISSFQKGAKGVSPFFVPSTITNMLSGYVSIYHDLRGPNLSSTTACTAGLHAITEAAKTIMLGGADAMVAVGAEACICPIGLRGFANMNALSTRNDDPTHASRPFDKNRDGFILGEGAGALILESLESAQRRGATIYAKLLGFGESADAHHITTPLVNHEGASRAIKAALAMAGSPKIDYINAHGTSTYYNDLYESKMFESLFEKVPPLSSIKGSTGHTLGAVGTIEAVVSIMALNANIMPPTINFEASSEDMQLDYIPNKARAAELRTVLSANYGFGGTNGAIIFGK is encoded by the coding sequence ATTCACGAAGTCGTCATCACGGGATACGGCATGATTAATGGTGTAGGCAATAACGCGAACGATGCCTTTAGTGCTCTTTTGGCTGGCAAAAGTGGCGTAGACATCATCTCTCATTTTGATGCAAGCAATGAAAAAGTACGCATTGCCTGCGAAGTTAAAAATTTTAATCCTGATGACGTGATGGACAAGAAAGAGCAGAAAAAAGCGGATCGATTTATTCATCTTGGATTGCAAGCAGTTGCAGAAGCGATGCAACGTGCTAATATCAAAATTGAAGATATTGATCGAGATCGATTTGGTGTGTGTGGCGCGACCGGTATTGGAGGGCTTCCTACTATTGAAAAAAATGTTATTAGTAGTTTTCAAAAAGGGGCTAAAGGTGTTTCACCCTTTTTTGTTCCCTCTACCATCACCAATATGTTAAGCGGATATGTCTCTATCTATCACGATTTAAGAGGGCCCAATCTTTCCAGTACCACTGCATGTACAGCAGGGCTTCATGCGATCACGGAAGCTGCAAAAACGATTATGCTTGGCGGTGCCGACGCGATGGTTGCGGTTGGTGCTGAAGCGTGTATTTGCCCCATTGGTTTAAGAGGATTTGCGAACATGAATGCACTCTCCACACGCAATGATGACCCCACTCATGCCTCACGCCCTTTTGACAAAAACAGAGATGGTTTTATTCTCGGAGAAGGTGCGGGAGCGCTCATTTTAGAGAGCCTAGAATCAGCTCAAAGAAGAGGGGCAACCATCTATGCCAAGCTATTAGGTTTTGGGGAGAGTGCTGATGCTCATCACATTACAACGCCTTTGGTTAATCACGAAGGTGCTTCAAGGGCGATCAAAGCAGCACTTGCAATGGCAGGAAGTCCTAAAATTGATTACATCAATGCGCATGGAACCAGCACCTATTACAACGATTTGTATGAGAGCAAAATGTTTGAAAGCCTATTTGAAAAAGTCCCGCCATTAAGCTCCATCAAGGGCTCAACAGGCCATACACTTGGTGCTGTGGGGACAATCGAAGCAGTTGTCTCCATTATGGCATTAAATGCTAATATCATGCCGCCTACGATTAATTTCGAAGCATCAAGCGAAGATATGCAATTGGATTACATTCCCAACAAAGCAAGAGCAGCGGAGTTGCGTACCGTCTTGAGTGCCAATTATGGTTTTGGAGGGACAAACGGAGCCATCATTTTTGGGAAATAA